The Sphaerochaeta globosa str. Buddy region TAAGGTCCAAGCTCAGTCATACATGCGCTTCACCCGCTTCGATGTCATTGACGACATAAAAGTAAGCCGTCTTCTGTTCGATGCAGTTTTTGCCTGGGGCAAGCAAAAGGGCATGAATACCATCATCGGGCCCATCGGTTTCTCAGACCTCGACAAGCAGGGCCTGCTGGTGGATGGCTTTGACCAGATCGGCATGTTCATTACCCTCTATAACCATCCTTACTACCATGAACACCTCAGCCAACTTGGATTTGCCAAGGATATTGACTGGGTCGAATACAAAGTCTTTGTTCCTCAGCAACCAGATCCCCGCATCGAGAGAATCTGTGAAATCGCTCAAAAACGGCATGGGTATCGTCTGCTCTCATTTACCAAGAAAAAAGAGGTAATCCCGTACGCCCATCAGATGTTTCATATGTACAACGAGTCATTTGCGAAACTGTATGGTTTCTGCCCGCTCAGTGATGGACAGATCGATATGGCCATCAAGCAATTTTTCAGCTTGGTGAGTCTGGACTATATTTTCGTAGTCGTCGATGCTCTGGAATCGGTCATCGGTTTCGGCATCATGGTTCCTTCTCTCTCAAAGGCGCTGCAACAGACTCGTGGACGAATTTTCCCCTTTGGTTTCATCCCCATCCTTCAAGCCTTGAAAACGCATCAGGTACTGGATATGTACCTGATTGCAGTCAAGCCCGAATACTTCGGCAGGGGCGTCAATGCGATAATCATGCACGAGGGGATCAAACGGGCGATTGCCAATGGCGTACTCTATGCCGAAACTGGCCCGGAGCTGGAAAACAACAACAATGTACAAACCCAATGGAAGAGTTTTCGTACCGAACAGCACAAACGAAGGCGTTGCTACATACGGTCATTGGATTAACCAGCACCCAACCTGAGCCTACCAGAAGCGTTATTTACTGACAGTTTACTTTTTACTTCTCTCCAAACTTGCCGTATACTACAAAGCAAAAGGGGGAGGTAAGGTGAACATACAAAAACAACAGGCAATGCGAACTGTCCTCTATGGACTTGCTCCGCTTTGCCTTGCTGCACTCTATTTTTTTGGATGGCGATTTATCGCAGTTCTCGCAGTCGTAACCGCTACAGGGCTGGTATGTGAATGGCTCATGTTCAAGCGGTATGGATTCAAGGTAACCGAGTCTTTGTTCGTCTCCTGTACGCTGTTTGCTCTCTCATTACCGCCGACCATACCCCTTTGGATAGCGGCCATGGGTATAGCATTCGGCATACTCTTCGGAAAAATGGTCTTTGGAGGCTTTGGCAAGAATATCTTCAATCCTGCGATTACCGCCCGAGCTTTCGTGTATATCAGCTTCGGCGTTCCCATGACGGCAAAATTTATTGGAAATGCCACCACCTTGGGCTTTTTCCCTGCAGGGTTTGGTACCTGGATCAGCCAAGCCGACAGCGTTTCTGCCGCTACTCCGCTCGTAACCAGAAGCGTAGGTGTTCTGGACCTGTTCCTAGGCTTCAGCAGCGGGAGTTTTGGCGAAACCAGTGCACTGCTCATTCTGCTGGGGGGTATCTACATCGTCTACAAAAAGGCGGCCAACTGGAAAATCGTGCTCGCATCCCTGCTCTCATTCGTACTGCTACAGACCATCTTTTGGGCAAGTGGATTGCAAATTGCAACAGAGAATGGCTTGGTGGCAGCGACCTCTCCCCTCACGGCCCTATTCTCGGGCAGTTTCCTCCTTGCCGCTTTCTTCATGATTACCGACCCGGTTTCAGCCTCCCAATCGACCGATGCAGGCCGATGGATCTATGGGGCCATGTTCGGGCTGCTTACCGTCCTGATCCGCACCTTTTCCACATGGATCGAGGGGGTGACCTTCGCCATCCTTATCGCCAACATGTTCGCTCCTCTGCTTGACACCCTGCTCAAGAGTGCAAAGGCCAAGAAGAAACAGAAAAGCGTCCAAGGAGGTGCTGCATGAGTACACAAAAGGTCTTTTACCGGGAACGCATCTACCCTTTGCTTTTCATGTTCCTTACTACCTTTTTTTGCATTCTGCTTACCGCCGGCATCCATCTTGCAACCCAGGACAGGGCTCTAGCAAATGAGCTCTCCTTTACCCGCAAGGCCATCCTCGATGCAGGAGGAGTGGAGTATGAGAATACTACCGAGGGCATCGAGCTAGCCTATAAGAAAGCCGTCAAAGAGGCCGAGGGCTATTTCACCACCAGCGGCACATCGGGTACACGCTACATCATTCCCCTTGAAGGCCCGGGCCTTTGGGGTACCATCTCCATCATGGCAGGTTTTCAGGAGGACCTAAGCACCTTTACCGGTATCGCCATCGTCAGCCAAAACGAGACCCCAGGCTTGGGAGCCCGTATCGAGGAGCCATGGTTTACCGCCCAGTTCAAAGGTAAGCAGGCACCTTTTACCTTGGTCGAGGAAGGAACTGCCGCCACACCGAGTGAAGTGGATGCCATAACCGGGGCCACCCGAACCTCGGAGTATTTTAGGAATCTTTCAAACCAAGCCGCCGATGCTGCCAAGCGCATCATCAGAGGAGAGTGATATGGCCAAGAACAAACTACGCAAGACCTTTATGGAACCACTGGGGAAAAACAACCCTGTGTTTGTCCAGATTCTGGGTATCTGCTCCACCCTCGCGGTAACCAACAAGCTGCAGAACACCTTGGTGATGACGCTGGGAGTCATGTTCACCACCGCCCTTTCCAGCTGGACAATCTCCCTGCTCCGCAACCATATTCCCTCACGCATCCGCATGATGGTGGAGACCATGGTTATTGCAACCTTCGTCATTATCGTCGATATCGTGCTGAAGGCCTTCTATCCGGATATGTGGAAGCAGTTGGGACCGTACGTTGGTCTGATCA contains the following coding sequences:
- a CDS encoding RnfABCDGE type electron transport complex subunit D, whose translation is MNIQKQQAMRTVLYGLAPLCLAALYFFGWRFIAVLAVVTATGLVCEWLMFKRYGFKVTESLFVSCTLFALSLPPTIPLWIAAMGIAFGILFGKMVFGGFGKNIFNPAITARAFVYISFGVPMTAKFIGNATTLGFFPAGFGTWISQADSVSAATPLVTRSVGVLDLFLGFSSGSFGETSALLILLGGIYIVYKKAANWKIVLASLLSFVLLQTIFWASGLQIATENGLVAATSPLTALFSGSFLLAAFFMITDPVSASQSTDAGRWIYGAMFGLLTVLIRTFSTWIEGVTFAILIANMFAPLLDTLLKSAKAKKKQKSVQGGAA
- a CDS encoding FMN-binding protein; translation: MSTQKVFYRERIYPLLFMFLTTFFCILLTAGIHLATQDRALANELSFTRKAILDAGGVEYENTTEGIELAYKKAVKEAEGYFTTSGTSGTRYIIPLEGPGLWGTISIMAGFQEDLSTFTGIAIVSQNETPGLGARIEEPWFTAQFKGKQAPFTLVEEGTAATPSEVDAITGATRTSEYFRNLSNQAADAAKRIIRGE
- a CDS encoding NADH:ubiquinone reductase (Na(+)-transporting) subunit D; amino-acid sequence: MAKNKLRKTFMEPLGKNNPVFVQILGICSTLAVTNKLQNTLVMTLGVMFTTALSSWTISLLRNHIPSRIRMMVETMVIATFVIIVDIVLKAFYPDMWKQLGPYVGLIITNCIVMGRVEAFALQNKPMLSLVDGLASGLGYAYVLLAIAFVRELLGTGSLWGYRILGSWWTNWSIMIMPPGGFFVLAILIWIIRETIMKEAKHA